The following proteins come from a genomic window of Pseudomonas putida:
- a CDS encoding tRNA dihydrouridine(16) synthase DusC yields MQIALAPMEGLVDNILRDVLTRVGGIDWCVTEFIRVCDRLLPASSFHKLAPELRQGARTAAGVPMRVQLLGSDPVCLAENAALACELGAPVIDLNFGCPAKTVNKSRGGAVLLKEPELLHAIVREVRRAVPANIPVTSKMRLGFDSPDGALECATALAEGGSAHLVVHARTKVEGYKPPAHWEWVARVQDVVKVPVFANGEIWTVDDWRRCREVSGAEDIMLGRGLVSRPDLGLQIAAARDGRDYQPMSWDDLLPLLREFWRQAQAKLSPRYAPGRMKQWLAMLTRSYPEAVVLFAELRREDDCARISRLLGVETHTFEACVA; encoded by the coding sequence ATGCAAATTGCCCTGGCCCCCATGGAGGGGCTGGTCGACAACATCCTGCGCGACGTATTGACCCGCGTGGGCGGTATCGACTGGTGCGTCACCGAGTTCATTCGCGTGTGCGACCGTCTGTTGCCGGCGTCCTCGTTCCACAAGTTGGCGCCTGAGTTGCGCCAAGGCGCGCGCACGGCTGCCGGTGTGCCCATGCGTGTGCAATTGCTGGGTTCGGACCCGGTATGCCTGGCGGAAAACGCCGCACTGGCTTGCGAGCTTGGGGCGCCGGTGATCGACCTGAACTTCGGTTGCCCGGCAAAGACGGTGAACAAGTCGCGCGGTGGTGCGGTACTGCTCAAAGAGCCGGAGTTGCTGCACGCCATTGTGCGTGAAGTGCGGCGTGCAGTACCGGCGAATATCCCGGTGACCTCGAAGATGCGCCTGGGCTTCGACAGCCCCGACGGTGCACTGGAGTGCGCCACGGCGTTGGCCGAAGGTGGTTCGGCACACCTGGTGGTGCACGCACGGACCAAGGTTGAGGGTTACAAGCCGCCAGCGCATTGGGAGTGGGTGGCGCGGGTACAGGATGTGGTCAAGGTGCCGGTGTTTGCCAATGGCGAAATCTGGACGGTCGATGACTGGCGGCGTTGCCGCGAGGTCAGTGGTGCCGAAGACATCATGCTCGGCCGCGGGCTGGTATCGCGCCCGGACCTGGGCCTGCAGATTGCAGCGGCGCGGGACGGGCGCGACTATCAGCCGATGAGCTGGGATGACTTGCTGCCACTGTTGCGTGAGTTCTGGCGCCAGGCCCAGGCTAAATTGTCGCCGCGTTATGCACCGGGGCGAATGAAACAGTGGCTGGCGATGCTGACTCGCAGTTACCCCGAAGCGGTGGTGTTGTTTGCCGAGTTGCGCCGGGAAGATGACTGCGCGCGGATCAGCCGGTTGCTGGGGGTTGAGACTCATACCTTTGAGGCTTGCGTCGCCTGA
- the leuC gene encoding 3-isopropylmalate dehydratase large subunit, which yields MAGKTLYDKLWEAHEVKRRDDGSSLIYIDRHIIHEVTSPQAFEGLRLANRKPWRIDANIATPDHNVPTTPERKGGIEAIVDQVSRLQVKTLDENCDEYGIVEFKMNDERQGIVHVISPEQGATLPGMTVVCGDSHTSTHGAFGALAHGIGTSEVEHVLATQCLVAKKMKNMLVRVEGQLPAGVTAKDIVLAVIGKIGTAGGNGHAMEFAGSAIRELSMEGRMTICNMSIEAGARVGLVATDATTVAYVEGRPYAPKGEQWKQAVESWKDLVSDDDAVFDTVVELDASQIKPQVSWGTSPEMVLAVDQRVPDPAAEADLVKRGSIERALKYMGLTANQAITDIKLDRVFIGSCTNSRIEDLRAAAEIAKGRKVAASVKQAIVVPGSGLVKAQAEREGLDKIFLEAGFEWREPGCSMCLAMNPDRLESGEHCASTSNRNFEGRQGAGGRTHLVSPAMAAAAAVAGHFIDVRELIQGSAA from the coding sequence ATGGCTGGCAAAACGCTCTACGACAAACTCTGGGAAGCCCATGAGGTCAAGCGCCGTGATGACGGCTCGTCCTTGATCTACATCGACCGCCACATCATCCACGAAGTGACGTCGCCCCAGGCCTTCGAAGGCCTGCGCCTGGCCAACCGCAAACCGTGGCGTATCGACGCCAACATCGCCACGCCGGACCACAACGTGCCGACCACCCCAGAGCGCAAGGGTGGTATCGAGGCGATCGTCGACCAGGTGTCGCGCCTGCAAGTGAAAACCCTCGACGAGAACTGTGACGAATACGGCATCGTCGAATTCAAGATGAACGACGAGCGCCAGGGCATCGTCCACGTCATCAGTCCGGAGCAGGGCGCCACCTTGCCAGGCATGACCGTGGTCTGCGGCGACTCGCACACTTCCACCCACGGCGCCTTCGGTGCCCTGGCCCACGGCATCGGCACCTCTGAGGTCGAGCACGTGCTCGCCACCCAGTGCCTGGTCGCCAAGAAGATGAAAAACATGCTTGTGCGCGTGGAAGGCCAGTTGCCGGCTGGCGTTACCGCCAAGGATATCGTGCTGGCCGTGATCGGCAAGATCGGCACCGCCGGTGGCAACGGTCACGCCATGGAATTCGCCGGCAGTGCCATTCGCGAATTGTCGATGGAAGGCCGCATGACCATCTGCAACATGTCCATCGAAGCCGGTGCCCGCGTGGGCCTGGTGGCGACCGATGCCACCACCGTTGCCTACGTCGAAGGCCGCCCGTACGCGCCGAAGGGCGAGCAGTGGAAGCAAGCGGTCGAATCGTGGAAAGACCTGGTGTCGGATGACGACGCCGTATTCGACACCGTGGTGGAACTGGATGCCAGCCAGATCAAGCCACAGGTCAGCTGGGGCACTTCGCCCGAAATGGTTCTGGCTGTCGACCAGCGTGTGCCAGACCCGGCAGCCGAAGCCGACCTGGTCAAGCGTGGTTCGATCGAGCGTGCCTTGAAGTACATGGGGCTGACCGCCAACCAGGCGATCACCGATATCAAGCTCGACCGTGTGTTTATCGGCTCGTGCACCAACTCGCGAATCGAGGACCTGCGCGCAGCGGCGGAAATCGCCAAGGGCCGCAAGGTGGCCGCAAGCGTCAAGCAAGCCATCGTGGTACCGGGCTCGGGGCTGGTCAAAGCCCAGGCCGAGCGTGAAGGCCTGGACAAGATCTTCCTCGAAGCCGGTTTTGAATGGCGTGAACCAGGCTGCTCGATGTGCCTGGCGATGAACCCGGACCGCCTGGAAAGCGGCGAGCACTGCGCGTCCACCTCCAACCGCAACTTCGAAGGCCGTCAGGGCGCCGGTGGCCGTACCCACCTGGTCAGTCCGGCCATGGCCGCCGCTGCCGCGGTAGCCGGCCACTTCATTGATGTCCGCGAGTTGATCCAAGGGAGCGCAGCATGA
- the asd gene encoding aspartate-semialdehyde dehydrogenase, giving the protein MKRVGLIGWRGMVGSVLMQRMLEEQDFDLIEPVFFTTSNVGGQGPNVGKDTAPLKDAYSIEELKTLDVILTCQGGDYTNEVFPKLREAGWQGYWIDAASSLRMQDDAVIILDPVNRKVIDQQLDAGTKNYIGGNCTVSLMLMGLGGLFEAGLVEWMSAMTYQAASGAGAQNMRELIKQMGATHAAVADDLANPASAILDIDRKVAETMRSEAFPTENFGVPLAGSLIPWIDKELPNGQSREEWKAQAETNKILGRFKSPIPVDGICVRIGAMRCHSQALTIKLNKDVPIADIEGMISQHNPWVKLVPNQREISMQELSPTKVTGTLNIPVGRLRKLNMGSQYLGAFTVGDQLLWGAAEPLRRMLRILLER; this is encoded by the coding sequence ATGAAACGTGTAGGTCTGATCGGTTGGCGCGGTATGGTCGGTTCCGTGCTCATGCAGCGGATGCTGGAGGAGCAGGATTTCGACCTTATCGAGCCGGTGTTCTTCACTACCTCCAATGTTGGTGGCCAGGGTCCGAACGTGGGCAAGGATACAGCGCCCCTCAAGGACGCTTATTCGATTGAAGAACTCAAGACCCTCGACGTGATCCTGACCTGCCAGGGCGGCGACTACACCAACGAGGTCTTCCCCAAGCTGCGTGAAGCTGGCTGGCAGGGTTACTGGATCGACGCTGCTTCGTCCCTGCGCATGCAGGATGACGCGGTGATCATCCTTGACCCGGTCAACCGCAAGGTCATCGACCAGCAACTGGACGCCGGCACCAAGAACTACATCGGTGGCAACTGCACCGTCAGCCTGATGCTGATGGGCCTGGGTGGTCTGTTCGAGGCCGGTCTGGTCGAGTGGATGAGCGCCATGACCTACCAGGCGGCTTCGGGTGCCGGTGCGCAGAACATGCGCGAGCTGATCAAGCAGATGGGCGCTACCCACGCGGCAGTGGCCGATGACCTGGCCAACCCGGCCAGCGCCATCCTCGATATCGACCGCAAGGTTGCCGAGACCATGCGCAGTGAAGCGTTCCCGACCGAGAACTTCGGCGTGCCGCTGGCGGGCAGCCTGATCCCGTGGATCGACAAGGAACTGCCGAACGGTCAGAGCCGCGAAGAGTGGAAGGCCCAGGCCGAAACCAACAAGATCCTCGGCCGCTTCAAGAGCCCGATCCCGGTCGACGGCATCTGCGTGCGCATCGGCGCCATGCGCTGCCACAGCCAGGCGCTGACCATCAAGCTGAACAAGGACGTGCCGATCGCCGACATCGAAGGCATGATCAGCCAGCACAACCCTTGGGTGAAGCTGGTGCCGAACCAGCGTGAAATCAGCATGCAGGAGCTGAGCCCGACCAAGGTCACCGGCACCCTGAACATCCCGGTTGGCCGCCTGCGCAAGCTGAACATGGGTTCGCAGTACCTGGGCGCGTTCACCGTGGGTGACCAGCTGCTGTGGGGCGCCGCCGAACCGCTGCGCCGCATGTTGCGGATTCTGCTGGAGCGTTGA
- a CDS encoding PAS domain S-box protein — MPKSANRFLRLPRIPAADPQESEQAWQNAPQLLAALNGARLGAWLWDIESGRVSWSRGTQALFGFDPQQPLPADIDYLDLLPEEDRARTRQVFQAVVNGEPVEQAMRHRIRWPDGSLHWLEINGSLTHDLHGRPQMIGVIREITRQRERETALINSEKRFATLFHLSPNAILLTRRHDGMIFEVNQHFEDMFGWPGSQVIGKTSLELGLWVNPEQRHQIIDSTRANGGPLIMEVQFRASSGKVHDGILCTQGIELEGVTFLISTFVDTTERKRAEQALKDSQERLDLALDSAQLGTWDWHIPSGMLYGSARAAQLHGLPPIPFHESFDAFFEGVPEQERNSMRQAYRSLREGPAGNYQITYRVQLENGASRYIESRARLYRDDQGIPLRMAGTLLDITDQVEREQRLSASEEKFASLFQVSPDPICVTRQDTGQFIEINPAFTQTFGWSSEQVLGRTAEEIGLWAESIERARRIEQVIREQALSNVAVVLNHRNGAPLTCVISSRLITVDDQPCSVTTLRDITQQQRAEAALKSSEEKFAKAFHSSPDAITITERHSGRYLEVNDGFCRLTGYSTAEVVGHTVYEIGIWADDKQRSALLAELRERGRVHHREMLGRNKRGDILTVEVSVEPITLNEVDCLLLTARDVSQLKNAQAQIRHLAYHDPLTNLPNRALLMDRLSQQIALLKRHNLRGALLFLDLDHFKHINDSLGHPVGDTVLKIITARLEASVRLEDTVARLGGDEFVVLLSGLEGSREHVEEKVRELADTLRELLAEPMSLDGQRLQVTPSIGVALIPDHGTTPADLLKRADIALYRAKDSGRNTTQLFHTTMQKAASERLRMENDLRLALARGELALHFQPQVDARDNRIVGAEVLLRWHHPQLGQQPPSQFIQVLEESGLILEVGSWILDEACDACARMLTDGLIDADDFSLCVNISPRQFRQNDFVGRVLRSLDDYRLPRQMLTLEITEGIVIQNLEDTISKMRELKGYGVSFAMDDFGTGYSSLTYLKRLPVDALKIDQSFVRDAPDDPNDAEIVRAIVAMARSLDLAVIAEGVELTEQLAFLERLGCHLYQGYLHSRPLPLSEFRQILLEAPADY, encoded by the coding sequence ATGCCCAAATCAGCAAACCGCTTTTTGCGCCTGCCGCGCATACCTGCAGCTGATCCCCAAGAGTCCGAGCAGGCCTGGCAGAACGCCCCGCAACTGCTGGCAGCGCTCAACGGCGCACGCCTGGGCGCCTGGCTATGGGATATCGAAAGCGGCAGGGTCAGTTGGTCGCGGGGCACCCAGGCCCTGTTCGGTTTCGACCCACAGCAGCCACTGCCTGCCGACATCGATTACCTCGACCTGCTGCCCGAGGAAGACCGCGCCCGTACGCGCCAGGTGTTCCAGGCGGTGGTCAACGGCGAGCCGGTGGAGCAGGCCATGCGCCACCGTATCCGCTGGCCGGATGGCAGCCTGCACTGGCTGGAGATCAACGGTAGCCTGACCCACGACCTGCACGGCCGGCCGCAGATGATCGGTGTGATCCGCGAGATAACCCGCCAGCGCGAGCGGGAAACGGCGCTGATCAATTCGGAAAAGCGCTTCGCCACGCTGTTCCACCTGAGCCCCAACGCCATTTTGCTGACCCGCCGCCACGATGGCATGATCTTCGAGGTCAACCAGCACTTCGAAGACATGTTCGGCTGGCCCGGCAGCCAGGTGATCGGCAAGACCAGCCTGGAACTGGGCCTGTGGGTCAACCCCGAACAGCGCCACCAGATAATCGATTCGACCCGCGCCAACGGCGGCCCGCTGATCATGGAGGTGCAATTCCGCGCATCCAGCGGCAAGGTGCATGACGGCATCCTGTGCACCCAGGGCATCGAACTGGAAGGCGTGACCTTCCTGATCAGTACATTCGTCGACACCACCGAACGCAAGCGCGCCGAGCAGGCCCTGAAGGACAGCCAGGAGCGCCTGGACCTGGCCCTGGACTCAGCGCAACTGGGCACCTGGGACTGGCACATCCCAAGCGGCATGCTCTACGGCTCGGCCCGCGCCGCGCAGTTGCATGGCTTGCCGCCCATCCCCTTTCATGAATCGTTCGATGCATTCTTCGAGGGTGTGCCGGAGCAAGAGCGCAACTCGATGCGACAGGCCTACCGTAGCCTGCGCGAAGGGCCTGCCGGCAACTATCAGATCACCTACAGGGTGCAGCTGGAAAACGGCGCTTCACGCTACATAGAAAGCCGCGCGCGGCTGTACCGCGACGACCAGGGCATCCCCTTGCGCATGGCGGGAACCTTGCTCGACATCACCGACCAGGTGGAACGCGAACAGCGCCTGAGCGCCTCGGAAGAGAAGTTTGCCAGCCTGTTCCAGGTCAGCCCCGACCCGATCTGCGTCACCCGCCAGGACACCGGCCAGTTCATCGAGATCAATCCGGCGTTCACCCAGACCTTCGGCTGGAGCAGCGAGCAGGTGCTTGGGCGTACCGCAGAGGAGATCGGCCTGTGGGCCGAGTCCATCGAGCGCGCGCGGCGCATCGAGCAGGTGATCCGCGAACAGGCCTTGAGCAACGTCGCCGTGGTACTCAACCACCGCAATGGCGCGCCCCTGACCTGCGTGATTTCCAGCCGCCTGATCACCGTCGACGACCAGCCCTGCAGCGTTACCACCCTGCGCGACATCACCCAGCAACAACGCGCCGAAGCAGCGCTGAAGTCCAGCGAGGAGAAGTTCGCCAAGGCCTTTCACTCCAGCCCCGACGCCATCACCATCACCGAACGCCACAGCGGCCGCTACCTGGAAGTCAACGACGGCTTCTGCCGCCTGACCGGCTACAGCACTGCCGAAGTGGTCGGCCACACGGTGTACGAGATCGGCATCTGGGCCGACGACAAGCAACGTAGTGCATTACTTGCCGAACTGCGCGAGCGCGGCCGGGTACACCACCGCGAGATGCTCGGGCGCAACAAGCGTGGCGATATCCTCACGGTCGAGGTTTCGGTGGAACCGATCACCCTCAACGAAGTGGACTGCCTGCTGCTGACCGCCCGTGACGTGAGCCAGTTGAAGAACGCCCAGGCGCAGATACGCCACCTGGCCTATCACGACCCGCTGACCAACCTGCCCAACCGCGCCTTGCTGATGGACCGCCTGAGCCAGCAGATCGCCCTGCTCAAGCGCCATAACCTGCGCGGCGCCCTGCTGTTCCTCGACCTTGACCACTTCAAGCACATCAACGACTCGCTGGGCCACCCGGTGGGCGACACCGTGCTGAAGATCATCACTGCCCGTCTGGAAGCCAGCGTGCGCCTGGAGGACACCGTGGCACGTCTGGGGGGCGACGAATTCGTCGTGCTGCTCAGCGGCCTGGAAGGGAGCCGCGAACACGTGGAAGAGAAAGTACGCGAGCTGGCCGACACCCTGCGCGAACTGCTGGCCGAGCCAATGTCACTGGATGGCCAGCGCCTGCAGGTAACGCCCAGCATCGGCGTGGCGCTGATCCCCGACCACGGCACCACACCGGCCGACCTGCTCAAGCGTGCCGATATCGCCCTGTACCGGGCCAAGGACTCCGGCCGCAACACCACCCAGCTGTTCCACACCACCATGCAGAAGGCCGCCAGTGAGCGCCTGCGCATGGAAAACGACCTGCGCCTGGCCTTGGCCCGTGGCGAACTGGCGCTGCACTTCCAGCCACAGGTGGATGCCCGCGACAACCGCATCGTCGGTGCCGAAGTACTGCTGCGCTGGCACCACCCGCAACTGGGCCAGCAACCGCCCTCGCAGTTCATCCAGGTACTGGAAGAAAGCGGCTTGATCCTTGAAGTTGGCAGCTGGATTCTCGACGAAGCCTGCGACGCCTGCGCCCGCATGCTCACCGACGGGTTGATCGACGCTGATGATTTCAGCCTGTGCGTGAACATAAGCCCGCGACAGTTCCGCCAGAACGACTTTGTCGGGCGGGTGCTGCGCAGCCTGGACGATTACCGCCTGCCGCGGCAGATGCTGACGCTGGAAATCACAGAAGGCATTGTCATCCAGAACCTGGAAGACACCATCAGCAAGATGCGCGAGCTGAAGGGCTACGGGGTGAGTTTCGCCATGGATGACTTCGGCACCGGCTACTCCTCGCTGACTTACCTGAAACGCCTGCCAGTGGATGCGCTGAAAATCGACCAGAGCTTCGTACGCGATGCACCGGACGACCCCAACGACGCAGAAATTGTCCGCGCCATTGTCGCCATGGCCCGCAGTCTGGACCTGGCGGTGATTGCCGAAGGGGTAGAGCTGACCGAACAGCTGGCGTTTCTTGAGCGACTGGGATGCCATCTGTACCAGGGCTATCTGCACAGCCGGCCATTGCCGCTGTCCGAGTTCCGTCAGATATTGCTGGAGGCGCCGGCAGATTACTGA
- a CDS encoding methyltransferase domain-containing protein: MTSTQHIDVVQRQFGEQASAYLSSAVHAQGSEFALLQAELAGQAHARVLDLGCGAGHVSFHVAPLVNEVVAYDLSQSMLDVVASAAAERGLGNIITERGAAERLPFADASFDFVFSRYSAHHWSDLGLALREVRRVLKPGGVAAFIDVMSPGSPLLDTYLQTVEVLRDTSHVRDYSAAEWQRQVSEAGLRVRSHTRQPLRLEWSTWVERMRTPEPMRAAIRQLQQAMGEEVRQYYQIEADGSFSTDVLVLWAER, encoded by the coding sequence ATGACCAGCACCCAGCACATCGATGTGGTCCAACGCCAGTTCGGCGAACAGGCCAGCGCCTACCTCAGCAGCGCCGTGCACGCCCAAGGCAGTGAATTCGCCCTGCTGCAGGCTGAGCTGGCAGGGCAGGCCCATGCCCGCGTGCTGGACCTGGGCTGCGGTGCCGGTCATGTCAGCTTCCACGTCGCCCCGCTGGTTAACGAAGTGGTCGCCTACGACCTTTCTCAATCCATGCTCGACGTGGTCGCCAGCGCCGCCGCCGAACGCGGCCTGGGCAATATCATTACTGAACGCGGCGCTGCCGAACGCCTGCCGTTCGCCGATGCATCGTTCGACTTCGTCTTCAGCCGTTATTCGGCCCACCACTGGAGCGACCTGGGCCTGGCCCTGCGCGAAGTGCGCCGGGTCCTCAAGCCAGGGGGTGTGGCGGCGTTCATCGACGTGATGTCGCCGGGCAGCCCGCTGCTCGACACTTACCTGCAAACGGTCGAAGTGCTGCGCGACACCAGCCATGTGCGCGATTATTCCGCCGCCGAGTGGCAGCGGCAGGTCAGCGAGGCCGGCCTGCGCGTGCGCAGCCACACCCGCCAACCGCTGCGCCTGGAGTGGAGCACCTGGGTTGAGCGCATGCGCACCCCCGAGCCGATGCGCGCGGCCATCCGCCAGTTGCAGCAAGCCATGGGCGAAGAAGTACGGCAGTATTACCAGATCGAGGCCGACGGCTCATTCAGCACGGATGTGCTGGTGTTGTGGGCCGAGCGTTAA
- the leuD gene encoding 3-isopropylmalate dehydratase small subunit, whose translation MKAFTQHTGLVAPLDRANVDTDQIIPKQFLKSIKRTGFGPNLFDEWRYLDVGQPYQDNSKRPVNEEFVLNHARYQGASVLLARENFGCGSSREHAPWALDEYGFRSIIAPSFADIFFNNSFKNGLLPIILSDEEVDELFKQVEANPGYQLTIDLQAQAVTRPDGKVLHFEIDAFRKHCLLNGLDDIGLTLQDSDAIKAFEAKHRASQPWLFRDA comes from the coding sequence ATGAAAGCCTTTACCCAGCACACTGGCCTCGTCGCACCGTTGGACCGTGCCAACGTCGACACCGACCAGATCATCCCCAAACAGTTCTTGAAGTCGATCAAGCGCACCGGCTTTGGCCCGAACCTGTTCGACGAGTGGCGTTACCTGGACGTGGGTCAGCCCTACCAGGACAACAGCAAGCGCCCGGTCAACGAAGAGTTCGTGCTCAACCACGCGCGCTACCAGGGTGCCAGCGTGTTGCTGGCGCGGGAAAACTTTGGTTGTGGCTCCAGCCGTGAGCATGCCCCTTGGGCGCTGGACGAGTACGGCTTCCGCAGCATCATTGCGCCGAGCTTTGCCGACATTTTCTTCAACAACAGCTTCAAGAACGGCTTGCTGCCGATCATTCTGAGCGATGAGGAAGTCGACGAGCTGTTCAAGCAGGTCGAAGCCAACCCGGGCTACCAGCTGACCATCGACCTGCAGGCGCAGGCGGTGACCCGCCCGGATGGCAAGGTGTTGCACTTCGAGATCGATGCGTTCCGCAAGCACTGCCTGCTCAACGGCCTGGACGATATCGGCCTGACCCTGCAGGACAGCGACGCGATCAAGGCCTTCGAAGCCAAGCACCGTGCCAGCCAGCCTTGGCTGTTCCGCGATGCCTGA
- a CDS encoding LysR family transcriptional regulator — protein sequence MDLANLSAFIAIAETGSFSGAAERLFLTQPAISKRIAGLEQQLDVRLFDRLGREVTLTEAGRALLPRAYQILNVLDDTRRALTNLTGAVSGRLTLATSHHIGLHRLPPLLRVFTRQYPAVALDIQFMDSEQAYDEILHGRAEIAVITLAPEPHHLIKAVPVWDDALDFVAAPEHPLASNQAVSLADVARHPAVFPGGNTFTHHIVQRLFESQGLMPNIAMSTNYLETIKMMVSIGLAWSVLPRTMLDEQVAPIALPGIQLSRQLGYILHTERTLSNAARAFMALLDSHSEPT from the coding sequence ATGGACCTGGCCAACCTCAGCGCCTTCATCGCCATTGCCGAAACCGGTAGCTTTTCCGGCGCAGCCGAGCGCCTGTTCCTGACCCAGCCGGCCATCAGCAAACGCATCGCCGGCCTGGAGCAGCAACTGGACGTGCGCCTGTTCGACCGCCTGGGCCGCGAGGTAACCCTCACCGAAGCCGGGCGCGCCCTGCTGCCGCGGGCCTACCAGATCCTCAACGTCCTTGATGATACCCGACGGGCGCTGACCAATCTGACCGGGGCCGTGAGCGGTCGTCTGACCCTGGCCACCAGCCACCACATCGGCCTGCACCGCCTGCCCCCGCTACTACGGGTTTTCACCCGCCAGTACCCGGCAGTGGCACTGGATATTCAGTTCATGGATTCGGAACAGGCCTACGACGAGATTTTGCATGGCCGAGCCGAAATCGCCGTGATCACCCTGGCGCCCGAGCCACACCACTTGATCAAGGCCGTGCCAGTGTGGGACGACGCCCTGGACTTCGTCGCCGCCCCCGAGCACCCGCTGGCCAGCAACCAGGCGGTCAGCCTGGCTGACGTCGCCCGCCACCCGGCGGTATTCCCCGGCGGCAATACCTTTACCCACCATATTGTCCAGCGCCTGTTCGAAAGCCAGGGGCTGATGCCGAACATCGCCATGAGCACCAACTACCTGGAAACCATCAAGATGATGGTGTCGATCGGCCTGGCCTGGAGCGTGCTGCCACGTACCATGCTCGACGAACAGGTTGCACCCATCGCTTTGCCCGGCATACAGCTTTCGCGCCAGCTAGGCTACATTCTGCACACGGAGCGTACGCTATCGAATGCGGCCAGGGCATTCATGGCCCTGCTCGACAGCCACTCAGAGCCCACCTGA
- the leuB gene encoding 3-isopropylmalate dehydrogenase — MSKQILILPGDGIGPEIMAEAVKVLELANDKFQLGFSLAHDVIGGAAIDKHGVPLADETLERARKADAVLLGAVGGPKWDKIERDIRPERGLLKIRSQLGLFANLRPAILYPQLADASSLKPEIVSGLDILIVRELTGGIYFGAPRGQRELEGGERQAYDTLPYSESEVRRIARVGFDMARVRGKKLCSVDKANVLASSQLWREVVEDVAKDYPDVELSHMYVDNAAMQLVRAPKQFDVMVTDNMFGDILSDEASMLTGSIGMLPSASLDADNKGMYEPCHGSAPDIAGLGIANPLATILSVSMMLRYSFNQSAAAEAIEKAVSLVLDQGLRTGDIFSEGCRKVGTQEMGDAVVAALRNL, encoded by the coding sequence ATGAGCAAGCAGATTCTGATTCTCCCAGGTGACGGTATCGGCCCGGAAATCATGGCCGAAGCGGTCAAGGTACTGGAGCTGGCCAACGACAAGTTCCAGCTCGGCTTCAGCCTGGCGCACGACGTGATTGGTGGCGCGGCCATCGACAAGCACGGTGTGCCGCTGGCCGACGAAACCCTGGAGCGTGCGCGCAAGGCCGATGCGGTGCTGCTGGGGGCTGTGGGCGGGCCGAAGTGGGACAAGATCGAGCGAGACATTCGCCCGGAGCGCGGCCTGCTGAAGATCCGTTCGCAACTGGGCCTGTTCGCCAACCTGCGCCCGGCCATTCTTTACCCGCAACTGGCCGACGCCTCGTCGCTGAAGCCGGAAATCGTGTCGGGCCTGGACATTCTCATCGTCCGTGAGCTGACCGGCGGCATCTACTTCGGTGCCCCGCGCGGCCAGCGCGAGCTGGAGGGCGGCGAACGCCAGGCCTACGACACCCTGCCGTACAGCGAAAGCGAAGTGCGCCGCATTGCCCGTGTCGGCTTCGACATGGCCCGCGTGCGCGGCAAGAAACTGTGCTCGGTGGACAAGGCCAACGTTCTGGCCTCCAGCCAGCTGTGGCGTGAAGTGGTCGAAGACGTGGCCAAGGACTACCCGGACGTGGAACTGAGCCACATGTACGTCGACAACGCTGCCATGCAGCTGGTGCGTGCACCCAAGCAGTTCGACGTGATGGTGACCGACAACATGTTCGGTGACATTCTGTCGGATGAAGCTTCCATGTTGACCGGTTCCATCGGCATGCTGCCTTCGGCGTCTCTGGATGCCGACAACAAGGGCATGTACGAGCCGTGCCACGGCTCGGCACCGGACATCGCAGGCCTTGGCATCGCCAACCCATTGGCGACCATCCTGTCGGTCTCGATGATGTTGCGTTACAGCTTCAATCAGTCGGCTGCCGCCGAGGCGATCGAGAAGGCCGTGAGCCTGGTTCTGGACCAGGGTCTGCGCACTGGCGACATCTTCTCGGAAGGCTGCCGCAAAGTTGGTACGCAGGAAATGGGCGACGCAGTAGTCGCAGCGCTGCGGAATCTGTAA
- a CDS encoding Hsp20 family protein: MTTAFSLAPLFRHSVGFDRFNDLFESAARNEAGSSYPPYNVEKHGDDHYRIVVAAAGFQEEDLDLQVEKGVLTVTGGKRDNSAAEVTYLHQGIAQRAFKLSFRLADHIEVKAAGLANGLLSIDLLRIVPEEAKAKRIPINGEKPALN, from the coding sequence ATGACTACTGCTTTCTCTCTTGCTCCACTGTTCCGTCATTCCGTTGGTTTCGACCGTTTCAACGACCTGTTCGAATCAGCGGCACGTAACGAGGCCGGTAGCAGCTACCCGCCCTATAACGTGGAAAAGCATGGCGATGACCACTACCGCATCGTGGTTGCTGCAGCCGGTTTCCAGGAAGAGGACCTCGACCTGCAGGTCGAAAAAGGCGTCCTGACCGTGACCGGTGGCAAGCGCGACAATAGCGCCGCTGAAGTGACCTACCTGCACCAGGGTATCGCACAACGCGCCTTCAAGCTGTCGTTCCGCCTGGCTGATCACATCGAAGTGAAGGCCGCCGGCCTGGCCAATGGCCTGCTCAGCATCGACCTGCTGCGCATCGTGCCTGAAGAAGCCAAGGCCAAACGCATCCCGATCAATGGCGAGAAACCAGCGCTGAACTGA